One genomic region from Prochlorococcus marinus CUG1433 encodes:
- a CDS encoding high light inducible protein: MTNSSYITTESGGRQNIFPTEPRPYVDQSVSYDGYPQNAEKVNGRWAMIGLVALLGAYVTTGQIIPGIF; encoded by the coding sequence ATGACTAATTCTTCATACATAACTACAGAATCAGGCGGAAGGCAAAATATTTTCCCAACTGAGCCTCGTCCTTATGTTGATCAATCTGTTTCTTATGATGGATATCCTCAAAACGCAGAAAAAGTTAATGGTCGCTGGGCAATGATCGGTTTAGTCGCACTTTTGGGAGCTTATGTAACTACAGGTCAAATAATTCCAGGTATTTTTTAA
- a CDS encoding high light inducible protein, with translation MSSLSGFLAVIVSLTAILVAYLTKQFQNENLNYLTSNPMTNSTPKVKTIEKEKVVAETLNGRFAMLGLIAAIGAYLTTGQIIPGFV, from the coding sequence ATGTCTTCTCTTTCAGGCTTTTTAGCTGTAATCGTATCCTTAACAGCTATCCTCGTTGCTTATCTAACCAAGCAATTTCAAAACGAAAATTTAAACTATCTAACTTCAAATCCAATGACAAATTCAACCCCTAAAGTAAAAACAATCGAAAAAGAAAAAGTTGTTGCAGAAACTCTTAATGGAAGATTTGCAATGCTTGGATTAATTGCTGCTATTGGAGCTTACTTAACAACAGGTCAAATAATTCCAGGTTTCGTTTAA
- a CDS encoding M protein has product MLLLSIPFYDFPSSPILIIGAMGIFVALAVFFLSYKKYFNSPFNKELQLKKKALLKEKTELNKKLEKIEQDLKNLLN; this is encoded by the coding sequence ATGCTTTTACTATCTATACCATTTTACGATTTTCCATCTTCGCCCATACTAATAATTGGCGCAATGGGGATTTTTGTAGCACTGGCTGTATTTTTCCTCTCTTACAAAAAGTACTTTAATTCTCCATTTAACAAAGAACTTCAATTAAAGAAAAAAGCTCTATTAAAGGAGAAAACAGAACTTAACAAAAAACTTGAGAAAATAGAGCAGGATTTAAAAAATTTATTAAATTGA
- a CDS encoding phosphoenolpyruvate carboxykinase — protein MNKNSVKTIGINDEPRKDSYLVYVNQANGLKGILNGDFDEWSNFDSWESISVQQWIFSRALEVFRGMKIDIKCDCCEHNDLIPNDFKSIKKEKCFGKKSAYMIEKVVDEIVLAKARRESDGTYSA, from the coding sequence ATGAATAAAAATTCTGTCAAAACAATTGGTATTAATGATGAACCAAGAAAAGATTCATACTTAGTATATGTAAATCAGGCTAATGGATTAAAAGGCATCCTTAATGGGGATTTTGATGAATGGTCGAATTTTGATAGTTGGGAAAGTATTTCAGTTCAGCAATGGATTTTTTCTAGAGCTTTGGAGGTTTTCAGAGGTATGAAAATTGATATTAAATGCGACTGTTGTGAACATAATGATTTAATCCCAAATGATTTTAAGAGCATTAAAAAAGAAAAATGCTTTGGTAAAAAAAGTGCTTACATGATTGAGAAAGTTGTAGATGAAATTGTATTAGCCAAGGCAAGAAGAGAAAGTGATGGAACATATTCTGCGTAA
- a CDS encoding cupin domain-containing protein: MNSNKKNIEIIKQFNLSPHPEGGWFREIVRSENSLIREDGQSRNFITGIYYLLERDAKSAWHRVKNADEIWIYLRGDPLNLWCLDNDNKLIRNLILDSNNPVEMIPSGYWQAAKSTGEFTLVSCCVGPGFDFKDFELLRNTNHTCRLDKAINDLI; this comes from the coding sequence GTGAATTCTAATAAAAAAAACATAGAAATAATTAAACAATTCAATTTGTCTCCTCATCCTGAGGGTGGATGGTTTAGGGAGATAGTAAGGAGTGAGAATTCTCTAATAAGGGAAGATGGCCAAAGTAGAAACTTTATTACGGGAATTTATTATCTTTTGGAGAGAGATGCAAAAAGTGCTTGGCACAGAGTAAAAAATGCTGATGAAATTTGGATTTATTTAAGGGGCGATCCTCTAAATTTATGGTGCCTAGATAATGATAATAAGTTAATAAGAAATTTAATTTTAGATTCCAATAATCCAGTAGAGATGATCCCATCTGGATATTGGCAAGCTGCAAAAAGTACAGGTGAATTTACTTTAGTTAGTTGTTGTGTTGGCCCTGGCTTTGATTTTAAGGATTTTGAATTACTTAGAAATACAAATCATACTTGTAGATTGGATAAAGCAATAAATGATCTTATTTGA
- the thiD gene encoding bifunctional hydroxymethylpyrimidine kinase/phosphomethylpyrimidine kinase: protein MYSKIALSIGGSDSGGGAGIQADLRTFMALKVHGCSVITCVTAQNSIEVRCVQPVEKNTLLNQLDTLFADFGIDALKTGMLLNERIINDTASKLNTYKITKIIDPVMVTRTGCKLLEDSAINAYKKLLLPIADLVTPNIYEANLLSGLEIRSKEDIENSARKIIGLGAKAVLIKGGGLKDMKGKDFFFDLNGRKEWLFNDFINTKNTHGSGCTLSAAICGYKALGFDLFDSIQKAKLFVEKALDNSYKIGSGPGPLGHH from the coding sequence ATGTATTCTAAAATTGCACTTTCAATAGGCGGTAGTGACTCCGGTGGTGGAGCAGGTATACAGGCTGACTTGAGAACTTTCATGGCCCTTAAAGTACATGGATGTTCTGTAATTACATGTGTTACCGCACAAAATAGTATAGAGGTTAGATGCGTTCAACCAGTAGAGAAGAATACTTTATTAAATCAGTTAGATACTTTATTTGCTGATTTTGGTATTGATGCCTTAAAAACTGGAATGTTATTAAATGAAAGGATAATTAATGATACTGCTTCAAAATTAAATACATACAAAATAACCAAAATTATTGACCCTGTAATGGTTACAAGAACTGGTTGTAAATTACTGGAAGATTCTGCTATTAATGCTTATAAAAAATTATTATTACCAATTGCTGATTTGGTAACTCCAAATATTTATGAAGCAAATCTACTTTCTGGTTTAGAAATAAGGAGTAAAGAAGATATAGAAAATTCAGCAAGAAAAATTATTGGTCTTGGAGCTAAAGCGGTACTTATTAAAGGTGGCGGTTTAAAAGATATGAAAGGGAAGGATTTTTTCTTTGACTTAAATGGTAGAAAAGAGTGGCTATTTAATGATTTTATAAACACAAAAAATACACACGGTAGTGGCTGTACTTTGAGTGCTGCTATTTGTGGTTACAAGGCTTTAGGTTTTGATCTATTTGATTCCATACAAAAAGCAAAATTATTTGTTGAGAAAGCTTTAGACAATTCTTATAAAATAGGATCTGGCCCTGGTCCCTTAGGCCATCATTAA
- a CDS encoding TenA family protein: MKITKKLWEDNYEIALLSLNTKFVQGLKNGSLPKNIFQEYLAQDYFFLETFAKAYGLAVSKSKDKYSIRKLSELLMGVSEELILHETYAKEWDIDLSNNYIKKATKNYTDFLDDTSKRLGSVEIMFAMTPCMRLYSWIGKSLYKEDFDIKYKEWIITYSDVSFEKLADSLENLIETNKETYDINQVKYLYRRAMELELDFFNAYSDF, encoded by the coding sequence ATGAAAATAACAAAAAAACTTTGGGAGGATAATTATGAGATTGCTTTACTAAGTTTAAATACAAAATTTGTTCAAGGTTTAAAGAATGGAAGTCTCCCAAAAAATATATTTCAAGAATATTTAGCTCAAGATTATTTCTTTTTAGAGACTTTTGCTAAGGCTTATGGACTTGCTGTTTCTAAATCAAAAGATAAGTACTCAATAAGAAAGTTAAGTGAACTGTTAATGGGCGTTTCAGAGGAGTTAATACTTCATGAAACGTATGCAAAAGAATGGGATATTGATTTGTCTAATAACTATATAAAAAAAGCTACTAAAAATTATACAGATTTTCTTGATGATACTTCCAAAAGACTTGGCTCCGTCGAAATAATGTTTGCAATGACTCCATGTATGCGACTTTATTCTTGGATAGGAAAAAGTTTGTATAAGGAGGATTTTGACATTAAATATAAAGAATGGATAATTACTTATTCTGATGTGAGCTTTGAAAAGCTTGCAGATTCTCTTGAAAATCTTATTGAGACTAATAAAGAAACATATGACATTAATCAGGTAAAATATTTATACAGGAGAGCCATGGAATTAGAGTTAGATTTTTTTAATGCATATTCAGATTTCTGA
- a CDS encoding deoxyribodipyrimidine photo-lyase, with protein MKEINILWFKKDLRIFDNEALCEAIKDNDILPIYVIELDIWRQNTHSNRQWQFCKESLIDLRNALAEIGQPLIIRTGNVINIFDEISSKFKIKGIYSHQETGDWLTYKRDQKVREWALSKNIIWKEFLQFSVFRGNLDRNNWSKKWQENSEKNLLKAPLRINSINFNIGEIPSDEIFTFKKETCPGRMQGGRKKGLARMQYFFSNKLDSYSKDISSPEKSFDSCTRLSPYISWGCISLKEIFKKANISKNNNSRMLKSRLTWHCHFIQKLESEPELEFREYHPFFKNIREKNNELLYSWSSGNTGFPFIDACMRSLNFNGWINFRMRAMLMSFASYNLWLPWQDSGSELANKFVDYEPGIHWNQCQMQSGTTSINTNRIYNPIKQGKDHDPQGKFIKKWIPELKDISLNFIHEPWLLSRFNQEEYELINYVRPIIDIPNSTKTAKKKIQEITKKDGYWDISKEIYLKHGSRKRLRNNINNKKIVSKKKEKQYELKLDF; from the coding sequence ATGAAAGAAATAAATATTTTATGGTTTAAGAAAGATTTAAGAATTTTTGATAACGAAGCTCTCTGTGAGGCTATAAAAGATAATGATATTTTACCTATTTATGTTATTGAGTTAGATATTTGGAGACAAAATACTCATTCAAATAGACAATGGCAATTTTGCAAAGAAAGTTTAATAGATTTAAGAAACGCACTTGCTGAGATTGGACAACCATTAATTATTAGGACTGGCAATGTTATTAATATTTTTGATGAAATTAGTTCAAAATTTAAAATCAAAGGTATATATAGCCATCAAGAAACCGGAGATTGGCTTACTTATAAAAGAGATCAAAAAGTAAGAGAATGGGCTTTAAGCAAAAATATTATTTGGAAGGAATTTCTACAATTTTCAGTTTTTAGAGGAAATTTAGATAGGAATAATTGGTCTAAAAAGTGGCAAGAAAATTCCGAAAAAAACTTACTTAAAGCTCCATTAAGAATTAATTCTATTAACTTTAATATTGGAGAAATACCGTCAGACGAAATTTTTACCTTTAAAAAAGAAACTTGTCCAGGAAGAATGCAAGGTGGAAGAAAGAAAGGTTTAGCGAGAATGCAATACTTCTTTAGTAATAAATTAGATTCTTATTCAAAAGATATATCTAGCCCAGAAAAATCATTTGATAGTTGTACAAGACTATCCCCATATATTTCTTGGGGATGCATCTCATTAAAAGAAATTTTTAAAAAGGCAAATATATCAAAAAACAATAATTCCAGGATGTTAAAAAGCAGATTAACTTGGCATTGTCATTTTATTCAGAAACTTGAAAGTGAACCAGAACTAGAGTTTAGGGAATACCATCCTTTTTTTAAAAATATTAGAGAAAAAAATAATGAATTACTTTATTCATGGAGTTCAGGTAATACGGGCTTTCCTTTTATAGATGCATGTATGCGTTCATTAAATTTCAATGGATGGATTAACTTTAGGATGCGAGCGATGTTAATGTCATTTGCAAGCTATAATTTATGGCTACCATGGCAAGATTCAGGTTCTGAATTAGCAAATAAATTTGTAGATTATGAGCCTGGAATACATTGGAACCAATGCCAAATGCAATCTGGAACTACGTCTATAAATACCAATAGAATTTATAATCCTATTAAGCAGGGAAAAGATCATGATCCTCAAGGAAAATTTATAAAAAAATGGATACCAGAATTAAAGGATATATCGCTTAATTTCATTCATGAACCATGGCTATTATCTAGATTTAATCAAGAAGAATATGAACTAATTAATTACGTAAGACCAATAATTGACATCCCAAATAGCACTAAAACTGCAAAGAAGAAAATTCAGGAAATCACTAAAAAGGATGGATATTGGGATATCTCAAAAGAAATTTATTTAAAGCATGGCTCTAGAAAAAGGCTCAGAAATAATATAAATAATAAAAAAATTGTTTCTAAGAAAAAGGAAAAACAATACGAGCTGAAATTAGATTTCTAG
- the pip gene encoding prolyl aminopeptidase, translating to MKDQVLFPKIEVREKGFLQVSDIHTIYWERSGNPNGKKILVIHGGPGGGSQPRYRRYFDPDKFDIIQFDQRGCGSSTPFSELKENTTNHLVDDIEKLRTLLKIDSWHLFGGSWGSTLSLIYAIKNPSRVSSLTLRGIFLCRKFELLWFYQYGASEIFPDEFEEYISVIPKEERNDLISSFYKYLTSSDANLRSKAAAAWTKWELSTSHLINKKFDFNKSQVNSFSDAFARIECHYFVNNIFLEDNFILKNIKIIESIPTKIIQGRYDVVCPVRSAWDLNKKLKNSELIIVNDAGHSMSENGISIELIKAVKGIQNL from the coding sequence ATGAAAGATCAAGTCTTGTTTCCTAAAATTGAAGTTCGTGAAAAGGGCTTTTTACAAGTAAGTGATATTCATACGATTTATTGGGAAAGATCTGGCAATCCAAATGGTAAAAAGATACTAGTTATTCATGGAGGCCCAGGAGGAGGAAGTCAACCAAGATATAGAAGATACTTTGATCCAGATAAATTCGATATTATTCAATTTGACCAAAGGGGTTGCGGTTCTTCAACTCCTTTCTCAGAATTAAAAGAAAATACGACTAATCATTTAGTTGATGATATTGAGAAATTAAGGACTCTATTAAAAATAGATAGTTGGCATTTGTTTGGTGGATCTTGGGGGTCAACACTTTCACTTATATATGCAATAAAAAATCCCTCAAGAGTTTCGAGCTTAACTTTGAGAGGAATATTTTTATGTAGAAAGTTTGAATTATTGTGGTTTTATCAATATGGTGCAAGTGAGATATTCCCTGATGAATTTGAAGAGTATATTTCTGTAATACCAAAAGAAGAAAGAAATGATTTGATAAGTTCTTTTTATAAATATCTAACATCATCAGATGCAAATCTTAGATCAAAAGCAGCAGCAGCTTGGACAAAATGGGAACTCTCAACTAGTCATTTAATAAATAAAAAATTCGATTTTAATAAGTCCCAAGTTAATTCTTTTTCAGATGCATTCGCAAGGATCGAATGCCACTATTTTGTTAATAATATTTTCTTAGAAGATAATTTTATTTTGAAAAATATAAAAATAATAGAATCGATTCCAACAAAAATAATTCAAGGGAGGTACGATGTAGTATGTCCTGTTAGGAGTGCTTGGGATCTAAATAAGAAATTAAAGAATTCTGAATTAATTATTGTTAATGATGCTGGTCATTCAATGAGTGAAAATGGTATCTCTATCGAATTAATAAAAGCTGTAAAAGGAATTCAAAATCTCTAA